A region of Dictyostelium discoideum AX4 chromosome 1 chromosome, whole genome shotgun sequence DNA encodes the following proteins:
- a CDS encoding hypothetical protein (Similar to Mus musculus (Mouse). 12 days embryo spinal ganglion cDNA, RIKEN full-length enriched library, clone:D130061K05 product:MEGF11 PROTEIN (KIAA1781) homolog), producing the protein MDVVKWEYFNDFNLTKIQQFKGGNFTIIDDGLFNKPFLINEKQMVNSNFHFTIFKNIQFNFTGDGYVGFKNPQSILFIENCSGLSNSPIEIKFDLFSFKNIVLSKLNLTILPEASFFEKFFLIDLSNNKFSGPLPELILPSYSNFSVKNIVLKGNNLSGSIPQSYCYHYVDLSDNQLSGDLPMCFICSLKSSIFRETVNGNNFSNYQSGQTNEFPQCSGITFTAVAKGNSPVTDFVTGTNFGWNNAFEIDNIFSTPDCRLFITIPNYELSTKLYYITIDQIKQANYKSNVLFVVPNLNVSLPIEIIPPKVNIMACSPTNGQYEVYCSLFGVGFVYVSNAYQNLVSVYLDNYNCNVTSVSTGAIHCIITTRLFDNKNYTVLILNTYSGLSTTFQYSHSLSHGFLISSIISPPRRGGIVTMTGVFTNSTSNDSVMIGNNLCPIQSVNISHLTCVIGPGEGPLNINITNTILGYYLVENIFFYQDDPKQCLESSECNKINGGGVCNPITGKCECSNYYQGLDCSFVSHFVSSIIPSTTNGGNTTLFGWFGNNHFNAKVLIGNKECYPIYKINSTTLTCLAPPATGLYSINITQNLIEYSLPNSYQYIPIKRNCPNDCTSTVNGVCNHDSGYCYCLTNWYGFDCSIYVIKNNSISPPTNTTIDPGTGITNITNEYTQFQISILKLIELNLNNLQVNQYLLNDKWIFSNNSNNNNNIFTFIQTIQNFTCNITYIIEEVKENKNITFAGIEYLLDQGSIKMTVSIENYSYKSSLNTLQLQMKSSTLEIPSLNKNDDDCNSGEVEIGNKNDQDNSLNFITIKKDDKLLSGRFINKVESDGRPTIISTNVILKDKDSIIIGMNLPHCTTKYFSLIITPNFETECSESNKRPWLIPVAVVVPVVGISIIVTVYYFYKKQIVEKGFTRKLKMVELLNKKN; encoded by the exons atgGATGTAGTCAAGT GGgaatattttaatgattttaatttaacaaaGATCCAACAATTTAAAGGAGgtaattttacaattattgaTGATGGACTTTTTAACaaaccatttttaattaatgaaaaacaaatggtaaattcaaattttcaCTTTACtatattcaaaaatattcaatttaattttactggAGATGGCTACGTAGGATTTAAAAACCCCCAATCAAtcttatttattgaaaattgttcaggtttatcaaattctcctattgaaattaaatttgacttattttcatttaaaaatat agtattatctaaattaaatttaacaataTTACCAGAAGcttctttttttgaaaaattttttttaattgatcttagtaataataaattttcaggACCATTACCagaattaatattaccaaGTTATAGTAATTTTTCAGTGAAaaatatagttttaaaaGGAAATAACCTATCAGGAAGTATACCACAAAGTTATTGTTATCATTATGTTGATTTATCAGATAATCAATTATCTGGTGATTTACCAATGTGCTTTATATGTAGTTTAAAAAGTTCAATCTTTAGAGAGACagtaaatggtaataatttttcaaattatcaaTCAGGTCAAACAAATGAATTTCCACAATGTTCAGGCATTACTTTCACAGCTGTTGCAAAGGGTAATTCACCTGTCACCGATTTTGTAACTGGTACAAATTTTGGTTGGAATAATGCATTTGAAATagataatatattttcaacACCAGATTGTAgattatttattacaattCCAAACTATGAATTAAGtacaaaattatattatattacaattgatcaaataaaacaagcaaattataaatcaaatgtattgtttgttgttccaaatttaaatgtatcgttaccaattgaaattataccACCAAAAGTTAATATTATGGCTTGCAGTCCAACGAATGGTCAATACGAAGTATATTGTTCACTTTTTGGTGTTGGTTTTGTATATGTTTCAAACGCATATCAAAATTTAGTCTCAGTTTATTTagataattataattgtaaTGTAACATCTGTCTCTACTGGTGCAATTCATTGTATAATTACAACAagattatttgataataaaaattatacagttttaattttaaatacataTTCAGGATTATCAACTACATTTCAATATTCTCATTCCCTTTCCCATgggtttttaatttcatcaataatTTCACCACCAAGACGCGGAGGTATTGTAACAATGACTGGAgtttttacaaattcaacCTCCAATGACTCAGTTAtgattggtaataatttatgTCCAATTCAGTCTGTTAATATATCACATTTAACATGTGTCATTGGTCCAGGTGAAGGaccattaaatattaatattactaataCAATTTTAGGTTATTATTTAGTTGAAAATATATTCTTTTATCAAGATGATCCAAAACAATGTTTAGAATCATCAGaatgtaataaaattaatggtgGAGGAGTTTGTAATCCAATAACTGGTAAATGTGAATGctcaaattattatcaagGATTGGATTGTTCATTCGTTTCACATTTTGTTTCATCAATTATACCATCAACCACCAATGGGGGTAATACAACATTATTTGGATGGTTTGgaaataatcattttaatgcaaaagttttaattggtaataaagAATGTTatccaatttataaaataaactcAACAACATTAACATGTTTAGCGCCACCAGCCACTGgattatattcaattaatattacacaaaatttaattgaatattctTTACCAAACTCTTATCAATATATAccaataaaaagaaattgtcCAAATGATTGTACTTCAACTGTTAATGGTGTATGTAATCATGATTCaggttattgttattgtttaaCAAATTGGTATGGTTTTGATTGTAGTATCtatgtaataaaaaataattccatCTCACCTCCAACCAATACAACTATTGACCCTGGAACTGGTATAACTAATATTACAAATGAATATACACAATtccaaatttcaattttaaaattaattgaattgaatttaaataatttacaagttaatcaatatttattaaatgataaatggatattttcaaataatagtaataataataataatatttttacatttattcAAACAATACAAAATTTTACATGTAATATTACCTATATAATTGAAGAAGTTAAagagaataaaaatataacatTTGCTGgtattgaatatttattagatcaaggttcaattaaaatgacagtttcaattgaaaattattcaTATAAAAGTAGTTTAAATACATTACAACTTCAAATGAAATCTTCAACATTAGAAATaccatcattaaataaaaatgatgatgattgtaaTAGTGGTGAAGTTGaaattggaaataaaaatgatcaagataattcattaaattttataacaattaaaaaagatgataaattattatcaggtagatttattaataaagtaGAATCTGATGGTAGACCAACAATTATTTCAAcaaatgtaattttaaaagataaagattcaattattattggaaTGAATTTACCACATTGTACCACAAAAT atttctctttaataataactcCAAACTTTGAAACTGAATGTTCagaatcaaataaaagaCCATGGCTAATTCCTGTTGCTGTAGTTGTCCCAGTTGTTGGTATTTCAATTATTGTTacagtttattatttttataaaaaacaaatagttGAAAAAGGATTCacaagaaaattaaaaatggttgaattattaaataaaaaaaattaa
- the mgp2 gene encoding Cdc15/Fes/CIP4 domain-containing protein, with protein MSSSANSSPATTKFKFTDNLWDGFDLLVKRTDNDLIQSKNILNFFKKKAELEEQHSKKLEKLSLKTMMTIDESTSINAISYNSSWKKIINSSMMESEQHTLLNTSILNKVIQPLQAMIKDMETKRKKILQEGIKLKQDMKEMVDELKKSQFKYDKAGKDLESSRMELREYREQLDHQQQQQPSDSDLNNISKIERRIQRCEQDFSNCDEEYREQIKATNDFQHLYNTEKLPKILNDFEHFVISHSHFSKSYFTNLVSVLIELPSAYQQNYEFVKKSVEMIDITNDVQEFIRKNLMKKQLAQPFQYEPYIEGKLTKKTISLTWNNKILSQFSRSSNNNTATANNTSSGNLNPYLNGGIGGTKKDEPILPTASFKVSLDELMNRQKDNHPTLEVPYVLQVLSTRIAQMKGHVTEGIFRVPGIISTIKETRLRIDKADFNLSNIDDVRTPAALLKQWLRDIPTALIPDSLYQQCIDTPTNAIAIVKTIPIINQRVLCYLINFLQIFTKFEFVAHSKMGTSNLAMVFAPCILRCTSTDANVMLNNVPNERLFVETLIKQIPPPLNTNEFLNLPISMSDAINDSEDIEELNDLDQLSNDDNNNSNTNTSNISIGSGSNSNIVVNYSNNSPNIESSTLPSQSVVTTIETLPPLNDDHNSGSGNESNSSSSNSTTTPTGSPTTASKPRGPRTQTLGWVRIKPAPKPSAEPTITLSSSIAAGTTTTTTTATGITTTTTTTAGPEKTIISPVIIKPAAATPTTTTPTTTPTTTTSPTTATIPAVSTSTIKTSSPDRTTPLTSSPPLASTKSTDELMKKLDQFTQETTPSIRIATTTTPTTITTPTTTATTTTITTDKTTPVTSSPPTASNISSEDLMKKLDQFINF; from the exons atGTCATCATCTGCGAATTCAAGTCCAGCTAcaaccaaatttaaattcacagATAATTTATGG gatggatttgatttattagttAAAAGAactgataatgatttaatacaatcaaaaaatatattaaacttttttaaaaagaaagcaGAATTAGAAGAACAACattcaaagaaattagagaaattatcattaaaaaccATGATGACAATTGATGAAAGTACATCAATCAATGCTATAAGTTATAATTCAAGTtggaaaaagataataaattcatcaatGATGGAATCTGAGCAACATACTCTATTGAATACCTCTATATTGAATAAAGTGATTCAACCACTTCAAGCGATGATTAAAGATATGGAGACTAAAAGAAAGAAGATCCTACAAGAGGGTATAAAACTTAAACAGGATATGAAAGAGATGGTTGACGAATTGAAGAAATCACAATTTAAATATGATAAAGCAGGTAAGGATTTAGAATCAAGTAGAATGGAACTCAGAGAATATCGTGAGCAATTggaccaccaacaacaacagcaacccTCTGATTCAGATTTAAATAACATTTCAAAGATTGAAAGACGTATTCAACGTTGTGAACAGGATTTCTCAAATTGCGATGAAGAATATCGTGAACAAATTAAAGCGACAAATGATTTCCAACATCTCTACAACACTGAGAAATTACCAAAGATACTCAACGATTTCGAGCATTTCGTCATATCACATAGTCATTTCTCTAAAAGTTATTTCACAAATTTAGTATCGGTATTGATAGAGTTGCCTTCAGCCTATCAACAAAATTATGAATTTGTAAAGAAATCAGTTGAAATGATCGATATCACTAATGATGTTCAAGAATTTATTAgaaagaatttaatgaaaaaacaattgGCCCAACCATTTCAATATGAACCTTATATTGAAGGTAAATTAACAAAGAAAACAATATCATTAACTtggaataataaaattttatcacaATTTTCAAgaagtagtaataataatacagcaACAGCAAATAATACAAGTAGTGGTAATTTAAATCCATATTTAAATGGTGGTATTGGTGGTACTAAAAAGGATGAACCAATTTTACCAACTGCATCATTTAAGGTATCATTGGATGAATTAATGAATAGACAAAAGGATAATCATCCAACATTGGAAGTACCATACGTTTTACAAGTGTTGTCAACTAGAATCGCACAAATGAAAGGTCATGTAACCGAGGGTATATTTCGTGTACCTGGTATCATTTCAACCATTAAAGAAACTCGTCTTAGAATTGATAAGGCTGATTTCAATCTATCCAATATCGATGATGTTAGAACACCAGCAGCATTATTAAAACAGTGGTTACGTGATATACCAACTGCCTTAATACCAGATTCACTCTATCAACAATGCATTGATACACCAACCAATGCAATTGCAATCGTTAAAACCATACCAATCATAAATCAACGTGTATTATGTTATCTAATTAATTTCTTACAGATTTTCACAAAATTCGAATTTGTTGCTCATAGTAAAATGGGCACTAGTAATTTAGCTATGGTTTTCGCACCTTGTATCTTACGTTGTACTTCAACCGATGCAAATGTAATGTTAAACAATGTACCCAATGAAAGATTATTCGTTGAaactttaattaaacaaataccACCACCTTTAAATACAAATGAATTCCttaatttaccaatttcaatGTCTGATGCAATTAATGATTCTGAAGAtattgaagaattaaatgatttggatcaattatcaaatgatgataataataatagtaatacaaatacaagtAATATTAGCATAGGTAGTGgaagtaatagtaatatagttgttaattattcaaataatagtcCAAATATTGAAAGTTCAACTTTACCTTCACAATCAGTCGTTACAACTATTGAAACTTTACCACCTTTGAACGATGATCataatagtggtagtggtaatgagtctaattcatcatcatcaaattcaacaacaacgcCAACAGGTTCACCAACAACTGCATCAAAACCTAGAGGACCAAGAACTCAAACACTTGGTTGGGTTAGAATTAAACCTGCACCAAAACCATCTGCTGAACCAACTAttacattatcatcatcaatagcAGCaggaacaacaacaacaaccacaacagcaacaggaataacaacaacaacaaccacaacagcAGGTCCAGAGAAAACAATAATATCACCAGTTATAATAAAACCAGCAGCagcaacaccaacaacaacaacaccaacaacaacaccaacaacaacaacatcaccaacaacagcaacaatacCAGCAGTATCGACATCAACAATAAAAACAAGTAGTCCAGACAGAACAACACCACttacatcatcaccaccattagCATCAACTAAATCAACAGATGAACTAATGAAAAAATTGGACCAATTTACACAAGaaacaacaccatcaataagaatagcaacaacaacaacaccaacaacaataacaacaccaacaacaacagcgacaaccacaacaataacaacagaCAAAACAACACCAGttacatcatcaccaccaacaGCATCTAACATATCAAGTGaagatttaatgaaaaagttggaccaatttattaatttttag
- the gefE gene encoding Ras guanine nucleotide exchange factor, with protein MDHTECNNRIEYLQNKVLELESLNENLKGQLEYFQTKFLESNLNSEGKDISSCLTEIYNSLSLDNNNNNSNSNSNSNNNSSNSNNNSYSNFNSNNNTTNNTKVIKNRNFKINLTNSNSTNSSPYIFGNNKDNSNNSNNSNNNNSNTELSNDHLSLEDNIATTNTTTTTTINTSNSNNSNNNNNNNNNNNNNNNNNNNNNNKPTSNRPPVAPRSFIRSNSDTFITPPGSPTSSRNSPTNKSSPQFLSPLSKSPLSQSTQSTTVSSPSPSWTTTVPQSKMRSETIVQSKSPYSPDTNISNKLINELASNIGAPNSNGSESPSKNSPRSLNSNNNNSSATTSITTPPTTSTPTPTTSTTTTTTTERRPEDRRSKTSPFPNVGTTTPPLSNSAHLVRTQSASGANAVKPQSQLSTSCTVNMIGGGGTPRSNNSSNGSLYHSMSSNGLIENLSTSSSLSLSSTSPSPNNSQQNLTNPFEIGADDELEVLDDPRLVMVKTENGFIVKGGTIEKLVNRLIAKHDPDFTSAFLLTHKSFTTSIELLDLLIEFYVNNKDSSSINSNSSSSSSSAVASSSFSNINCNISDLSSSTSSTNSLLINSITNSPIINSNNQNNQNNNNNNNNNNNNNNNQLEINGDKKKKAIRLKITNVIKSWVDKHYYDFSEDKQLTLKLDQFITNHIMFDMDKIGFNLKRLLTNDRVVPVPTFTQGPPTPIPPKMKSNGSEINFKDLDPTEIARQLTLYESDLFRKIGAKECLGQAWNKDGKEENAPNIVSFIKRFNQVSSWVATEIVRQEKLKDRVSYIKRFILVAQECRKLNNFNATMEILSGLQNSSVYRLRKTWERVESKPLLKNTLDELMSLMSSGANYKNYIQELHNIHPPCIPYLGVYLTHLTFIEDGMKNVLTTTTATTTNTTTTTTTTTTTTTTNTTTSNNNNQQQLNGANRSFDDVIINFEKCRKISVVIREIKQYQQQQYHLHTEEFTLRYLSNLPSIQTQKSMYKLSLICEPKEKETSSFDSGYGSVSDRPSKKEFSVTSLLNSFKS; from the exons atggATCATACTGAGTGTAACAATCGCATAGAATATTTACAg aataaagtATTAGAATTAGAATCATTGAATGAGAATTTGAAGGGTCAGTTGGAATATTTTCAAACTAAATTTTtagaatcaaatttaaatagcGAAGGAAAGGATATTTCATCATGTTTAACAGAAATTTATAATAGTTTAAGTttggataataataataacaatagtaatagtaatagtaatagtaataataatagtagcaatagtaataataattcatattcaaattttaattctaataataatacaacaaacAATACaaaagttattaaaaatagaaattttaaaataaatttaacaaatagtaatagtacaAATTCAAGTCCTTatatttttggaaataataaagataatagtaataatagtaataatagtaataataataatagcaacacTGAGTTAAGTAATGACCATTTATCTTTAGAAGATAATatagcaacaacaaatacaacaacaactacaactataAATACAtctaatagtaataatagtaataataataataataataataataataataataataataataataataataataataataataataaaccaacaTCAAACCGTCCACCAGTAGCACCTAGATCATTTATTAGATCAAATTCCGATACATTTATAACACCACCAGGTTCACCAACATCAAGTCGAAATAGTCCAACCAATAAATCATCACCTCAATTTTTATCACCACTTTCtaaatcaccattatcacAATCAACTCAATCCACAACAGTATCATCTCCTTCGCCATCTTGGACAACAACAGTACCACAATCAAAAATGAGATCTGAAACAATTGTACAATCAAAATCACCCTATAGTCCAGATACAAatatatcaaataaattaataaatgaattagCGTCAAATATTGGTGCTCCAAATAGTAATGGCTCTGAAAGTCCTTCTAAAAATTCACCAAGAtcattaaatagtaataataataatagtagtgcaacaacatcaataacaacaccaccaacaacatcaacaccaacaccaacaacatcaacaacaacaacaacaacaacagaaaGAAGACCAGAAGATAGAAGAAGTAAAACATCACCATTTCCAAATGTTGgtacaacaacaccaccattatcaaaTAGTGCACATTTAGTTAGAACGCAATCTGCAAGTGGTGCAAATGCAGTTAAACCTCAATCACAATTAAGTACAAGTTGTACAGTCAATATGataggtggtggtggtacacCACGTAGTAACAATAGTAGTAATGGTAGTTTATATCATTCAATGAGTAGTAAtggattaattgaaaatttatcaacatcatcatcattatcattatcatcaacatcaccatcaccaaataatagtcaacaaaatttaacgaatccatttgaaattggtgcAGATGATGAATTGGAAGTATTGGATGATCCAAGATTGGTGATGGTAAAAACTGAAAATGGGTTCATAGTTAAAGGTGGcacaattgaaaaattagtaaatcgTTTAATTGCAAAACATGACCCAGATTTCACATCAGCTTTCCTTTTAACCCACAAATCATTCACAACTTCAATTGAATTGTTAGACCTTCTAATTGAGTtttatgtaaataataaagattccTCATCAATAAATTCGAATTCATCTTCCTCCTCATCATCAGCAGtagcatcatcatcattttcaaatataaattgtAATATAAGTGATTTAAGTAGTAGTACAAgttcaacaaattcattattaataaatagtaTAACAAATAGTCCAATTATAAATAGTaacaatcaaaataatcaaaataataataataataataataataataataataataataataatcaattagaaattaatggagataaaaagaaaaaagcaATTAGATTAAAGATTACAAATGTTATAAAATCATGGGTTGATAAAcattattatgatttttcAGAGGATAAACAATTGACTTTGAAATTGGATCAATTCATTACCAATCATATTATGTTTGATATGGATAAGATTGGATTCAATTTGAAGAGATTGTTAACCAATGATCGTGTTGTACCAGTGCCAACCTTTACCCAGGGCCCGCCAACACCAATACCACCCAAAATGAAATCAAATGGGTCggaaatcaatttcaaagatTTAGATCCAACAGAGATTGCAAGACAATTGACACTCTATGAATCTGACCTATTCAGAAAGATTGGTGCAAAGGAGTGTTTGGGTCAAGCTTGGAATAAGGATGGTAAGGAAGAGAATGCACCAAATATAGTCTCGTTCATAAAGAGATTCAATCAAGTTTCGTCCTGGGTTGCCACAGAAATCGTTAGACaggagaaattaaaagatagaGTTTCCTACATAAAGAGATTCATTTTGGTGGCTCAAGAATGTAGAAAACTAAATAACTTTAATGCCACAATGGAAATTCTATCTGGTCTTCAAAATTCCTCAGTTTATCGTCTAAGAAAAACTTGGGAACGTGTTGAATCAAAACCATTACTAAAGAATACTTTAGATGAATTAATGAGTTTAATGTCAAGTGGtgcaaattataaaaattatattcaagAACTTCATAATATTCATCCACCTTGTATACCTTATTTAGGTGTTTATTTAACTCATTTAACTTTTATAGAAGATGGTATGAAGAATGtattaacaacaacaactgcaacaacaaccaatactacaactacaacaacaacaactacaacaacaacaacaacaaatactacaacttcaaataataataatcaacaacaattaaatggTGCAAATCGTTCATTTGAtgatgttattattaattttgaaaaatgtaGAAAAATATCTGTGGTCATTagagaaattaaacaatatcaacaacaacaatatcaccTTCATACTGAAGAGTTTACTTTACGTTATCTAAGTAATTTACCTTCAATTCAAACTCAAAAATCAATGTATAAATTAAGTTTAATTTGTGaaccaaaagaaaaagaaacttCAAGTTTTGATAGTGGTTATGGTTCAGTTTCTGATCGACcttcaaaaaaagaattttcagTGACTTcacttttaaattcttttaagtcttaa
- a CDS encoding cellular retinaldehyde-binding/triple function domain-containing protein, whose product MSGFIKDLSQPQSEALNQFKEYLNKKETIVQIKSDIKNKLPTTTTTTTTTNTETEESSSSSSPSSKEEEKHLKIWNINLENDSKERDIILLKFLRAREFKIENSKQMLIDCLIWRKQNQVDDYEKIVNEAFPDYYKNIGTIFKTDKEGRPVMINHYHAINPDVIFKDGVDQFVRWKVQQMEIAIRDTLIPSQWEIEDLIVIHDYKDCSFFRMDPRIKQASNQTIQTLQNNYPEFLARKFFINIPWLMEKLFSIFTVFTSERTKSKFIICSGNYREKLLKYIEADSIAPKLSGFEDNQSPILNIKIKPQKSHSIQLGKLDADKTIEWEFCTNEIDSEIGAKILIEPNNQPTTSNDILYFNNNSNNNNNNNNSPTPSNSNYPFNCFLSIEPREFNSGSIQIEDDSYYTLVFNNHLNKQCDLFYRITIKSKTTHSSTTTSTIETLGN is encoded by the coding sequence atgagtggatttattaaagatttatctCAACCTCAAAGTGAAgctttaaatcaatttaaagaatatttaaataaaaaagaaacaattgtGCAAATTAAAtcagatattaaaaataaattaccaacaactacaacaactacaacaactactaatACAGAAACAgaagaatcatcatcatcatcatcaccatcatcaaaagaagaagaaaaacacttaaaaatttggaatattaatttagaaaatgattcaaaagagcgtgatattattttattaaaatttttacgTGCtagagaatttaaaattgaaaattcaaaacaaATGTTAATTGATTGTTTAATTTGGAGAAAACAAAATCAAGTAGATGATTATGAAAAGATAGTTAATGAAGCATTTCCAGACTATTATAAAAACATTGGTACCATTTTCAAGACTGATAAAGAGGGTAGACCAGTAATGATCAATCATTACCATGCAATTAATCCAGATGTTATTTTCAAAGATGGTGTGGACCAATTTGTTCGTTGGAAAGTCCAACAAATGGAAATCGCCATTAGGGATACACTCATCCCATCGCAATGGGAAATTGAAGATTTAATAGTCATTCACGACTATAAAGATTGCTCATTCTTTAGAATGGATCCACGTATAAAACAAGCATCTAATCAAACCATTCAAACCCTTCAAAATAACTACCCAGAATTTTTAGCTcgtaaattctttattaacATCCCATGGTTAATGGAGAAGTTGTTCTCAATTTTCACAGTATTCACATCAGAGCGTACAAAAAGCAAATTCATAATTTGTTCTGGAAATTATCGggaaaaacttttaaaatatattgaagCAGATTCAATCGCTCCAAAATTATCTGGTTTCGAAGATAACCaatcaccaattttaaatattaaaatcaaaccTCAAAAATCACATTCAATTCAATTAGGTAAACTTGATGCTGATAAAACTATTGAATGGGAATTTTGTACAAATGAGATTGATTCTGAAATTGGtgctaaaattttaattgaaccaaATAACCAACCAACAACTTCTaatgatattttatattttaataataatagtaataataataataataataataattcaccaacaccaagtaatagtaattatCCATTCAATTGTTTTCTTTCAATTGAACCAAGAGAATTTAATAGTGGTTCAATTCAAATTGAAGATGATTCTTATTATACtttagtttttaataatcatttaaataaacaatgtgatttattttatcgtataactataaaatcaaaaacaactCATTCTTCAactacaacttcaacaatcGAAACTTtaggaaattaa